A genome region from Scomber japonicus isolate fScoJap1 chromosome 15, fScoJap1.pri, whole genome shotgun sequence includes the following:
- the jtb gene encoding protein JTB isoform X1 → MESDCRIPVACCRPRILALHALFWGLVSLRVFGAALLSEEKTTAAVVAPCWLLEEFVVTLECFQCSSFQTKSWLACTQTGYVEKINCTKTSKEEYKSCRSTVMEEHLFWKFEAAMLALTAFFAVLVVIRQRWLDRLASEKVRRQIESI, encoded by the exons ATGGAGAGCGACTGTCGGATCCCGGTGGCCTGCTGTCGGCCTCGTATCCTCGCCCTGCACGCTCTCTTCTGGGGCCTCGTGTCCCTCAG agtgTTCGGAGCGGCTCTGCTGAGTGAAGAGAAGACCACAG CAGCTGtcgtcgccccctgctggctgctGGAGGAGTTTGTGGTGACGCTCGAGTGTTTCCAGTGCAGCTCCTTCcagacg aagtCGTGGCTAGCTTGCACACAGACGGGATACGTGGAGAAAATAAACTGCACCAAAACCAGCAAAGAAGAATACAAGAG CTGCCGCTCCACAGTGATGGAGGAGCATCTCTTCTGGAAGTTTGAGGCGGCCATGTTGGCTCTAACGGCGTTCTTCGCGGTGCTCGTGGTGATCCGGCAGCGCTGGCTCGACCGGCTCGCCTCCGAGAAGGTCCGGCGCCAGATCGAGTCCATCTAG
- the jtb gene encoding protein JTB isoform X3 yields the protein MESDCRIPVACCRPRILALHALFWGLVSLRVFGAALLSEEKTTAAVVAPCWLLEEFVVTLECFQCSSFQTSWLACTQTGYVEKINCTKTSKEEYKSCRSTVMEEHLFWKFEAAMLALTAFFAVLVVIRQRWLDRLASEKVRRQIESI from the exons ATGGAGAGCGACTGTCGGATCCCGGTGGCCTGCTGTCGGCCTCGTATCCTCGCCCTGCACGCTCTCTTCTGGGGCCTCGTGTCCCTCAG agtgTTCGGAGCGGCTCTGCTGAGTGAAGAGAAGACCACAG CAGCTGtcgtcgccccctgctggctgctGGAGGAGTTTGTGGTGACGCTCGAGTGTTTCCAGTGCAGCTCCTTCcagacg tCGTGGCTAGCTTGCACACAGACGGGATACGTGGAGAAAATAAACTGCACCAAAACCAGCAAAGAAGAATACAAGAG CTGCCGCTCCACAGTGATGGAGGAGCATCTCTTCTGGAAGTTTGAGGCGGCCATGTTGGCTCTAACGGCGTTCTTCGCGGTGCTCGTGGTGATCCGGCAGCGCTGGCTCGACCGGCTCGCCTCCGAGAAGGTCCGGCGCCAGATCGAGTCCATCTAG
- the jtb gene encoding protein JTB isoform X2, with translation MESDCRIPVACCRPRILALHALFWGLVSLRVFGAALLSEEKTTAVVAPCWLLEEFVVTLECFQCSSFQTKSWLACTQTGYVEKINCTKTSKEEYKSCRSTVMEEHLFWKFEAAMLALTAFFAVLVVIRQRWLDRLASEKVRRQIESI, from the exons ATGGAGAGCGACTGTCGGATCCCGGTGGCCTGCTGTCGGCCTCGTATCCTCGCCCTGCACGCTCTCTTCTGGGGCCTCGTGTCCCTCAG agtgTTCGGAGCGGCTCTGCTGAGTGAAGAGAAGACCACAG CTGtcgtcgccccctgctggctgctGGAGGAGTTTGTGGTGACGCTCGAGTGTTTCCAGTGCAGCTCCTTCcagacg aagtCGTGGCTAGCTTGCACACAGACGGGATACGTGGAGAAAATAAACTGCACCAAAACCAGCAAAGAAGAATACAAGAG CTGCCGCTCCACAGTGATGGAGGAGCATCTCTTCTGGAAGTTTGAGGCGGCCATGTTGGCTCTAACGGCGTTCTTCGCGGTGCTCGTGGTGATCCGGCAGCGCTGGCTCGACCGGCTCGCCTCCGAGAAGGTCCGGCGCCAGATCGAGTCCATCTAG
- the jtb gene encoding protein JTB isoform X4: MESDCRIPVACCRPRILALHALFWGLVSLRVFGAALLSEEKTTAVVAPCWLLEEFVVTLECFQCSSFQTSWLACTQTGYVEKINCTKTSKEEYKSCRSTVMEEHLFWKFEAAMLALTAFFAVLVVIRQRWLDRLASEKVRRQIESI, from the exons ATGGAGAGCGACTGTCGGATCCCGGTGGCCTGCTGTCGGCCTCGTATCCTCGCCCTGCACGCTCTCTTCTGGGGCCTCGTGTCCCTCAG agtgTTCGGAGCGGCTCTGCTGAGTGAAGAGAAGACCACAG CTGtcgtcgccccctgctggctgctGGAGGAGTTTGTGGTGACGCTCGAGTGTTTCCAGTGCAGCTCCTTCcagacg tCGTGGCTAGCTTGCACACAGACGGGATACGTGGAGAAAATAAACTGCACCAAAACCAGCAAAGAAGAATACAAGAG CTGCCGCTCCACAGTGATGGAGGAGCATCTCTTCTGGAAGTTTGAGGCGGCCATGTTGGCTCTAACGGCGTTCTTCGCGGTGCTCGTGGTGATCCGGCAGCGCTGGCTCGACCGGCTCGCCTCCGAGAAGGTCCGGCGCCAGATCGAGTCCATCTAG
- the glmp gene encoding glycosylated lysosomal membrane protein, with amino-acid sequence MMAAVKTSSRRVSSLFFLFSVFSLSQSLFNGGETFKRKLSVVLNPGRVSPPGGDLLHVRAVGDNDTLHYLFCSQGAPTLLLVHTNTTTSDVKVDWDKFLQRNVSGSLKVEPESSIVYSKAVVVSRLLEYNDVNDTAEATSDLFPPYDLQNVSWSGMNLSGSSAVLCSSALSNGSLCLQLSVFDAEGRDQPWPRLLHTGNSSQLAVWLDGVLPRATRSRFLLELQAVGGANPLNSVEVKRSIDDEYSPSIFQVSQWLSNSSEVGGFVQWRPVAYRRSSPALEDVTPCRHSSPRRQSDEAAVSAASGLIKAFYDEPETFALNISFGLSGEPFYNSTRFLRWTVLVGVGEPPMDTFSPLVLAIMAVGLGTPMILLLLGGVYVCIKKRAAASSTGYDPIN; translated from the exons ATGATGGCGGCGGTGAAGACGAGCAGCCGCAGagtttcttctctcttctttctgttttctgtctttagtTTGAGTCAAAGTTTGTTTAACGGAGGAGAAACTTTCAAGAGGAAG TTGTCGGTAGTGTTGAACCCCGGCAGAGTGTCGCCTCCTGGTGGTGACCTGCTGCATGTGAGAGCCGTGGGAGACAACGACACGCTGCACTACCTGTTCTGCAGCCAGGGGGCGCCGACGCTGCTGCTGGTccacaccaacaccaccacgtCTGAtgtcaag GTGGACTGGGATAAGTTCCTGCAACGTAATGTCAGTGGCAGCCTGAAGGTGGAGCCGGAGAGCAGCATCGTGTACAGCAAGGCCGTCGTCGTCAGCAgg ttgttaGAGTACAACGACGTTAACGACACGGCCGAGGcgacctctgacctcttccCTCCGTACGACCTTCAGAACGTCAGCTGGTCTGGTATGAACCTATCAGGATCCAGCGCTGTGCTCTGTAGCTCCGCCCTCAGCAACGGCTCGCTGTGCCTGCAG CTGTCGGTGTTTGATGCGGAGGGGCGGGACCAGCCGTGGCCCCGCCTTCTGCACACAGGAAACTCCTCCCAGCTCGCCGTGTGGTTGGACGGCGTGTTGCCGCGGGCGACCAGATCCAGGTTCCTATTGGAGCTGCAGGCGGTGGGCGGAGCTAATCCTCTGAACAGCGTGGAGGTCAAAAGGTCCATCGACGACGAATACTCACCGTCAATATTCCAG GTGTCTCAGTGGCTGTCTAACAGTTCGGAGGTCGGCGGGTTCGTGCAGTGGCGGCCGGTCGCTTACCGCCGCTCGTCTCCGGCTCTCGAGGACGTGACGCCGTGCCGTCACTCATCGCCGCGGAGACAGAGCGACGAGGCGGCGGTGTCGGCGGCGTCGGGTCTGATCAAAGCGTTCTACGATGAACCGGAAACATTCGCACTGAACATCAGCTTCGGACTTTCTGGAGAACCGTTCTACAACAGCACCCGGTTCCTCCGCTG GACGGTGCTGGTGGGCGTCGGCGAACCCCCCATGGACACCTTCTCGCCGCTTGTCCTCGCCATCATGGCGGTCGGTTTGGGAACTCCCATGATCCTCCTGCTGCTGGGCGGAGTCTACGTGTGCATCAAGAAGAGGGCGGCGGCCTCGTCGACGGGCTACGATCCAATCAACTGA